From a single Miscanthus floridulus cultivar M001 chromosome 8, ASM1932011v1, whole genome shotgun sequence genomic region:
- the LOC136469539 gene encoding secreted RxLR effector protein 161-like, translated as MLDILDHAGISHCKPSNTPVDTHSKLSADGVSVADPSPYRSLAGALQYLTFTRPDIAYAVQQVCLYMHDPREPHLSALKRILWYLQGTLDLGLHLHRTSPADLIVYTDADWAGCPDTRKSTSGYAVFLGDNLISRSSKRQPTVSRSSAEAEYRAVANGVTEACWLRQLLIELRCPLRRATVVYCDNIIAVYLSTTRFNISEPSILRSTCTSLENESPSVKSASYTFPLRPTILAGAQDGEEEE; from the exons ATGCTGGATATTCTGGACCACGCCGGTATAAGTCACTGCAAGCCGAGCAACACTCCTGTGGACACTCACTCCAAGCTTTCTGCTGATGGTGTTTCAGTCGCTGATCCGAGTCCGTATCGCAGTCTTGCCGGGGCTCttcagtacctcaccttcaccaGACCAGACATTGCGTATGCTGTTCAGCAGGTCTGCCTGTACATGCATGACCCACGGGAACCTCATTTGAGCGCTCTGAAGCGCATTCTCTGGTACCTTCAAGGTACATTGGATCTCGGTCTACACCTCCACCGGACCTCTCCAGCTGATCTCATTGTCTACACTGATGCAGATTGGGCGGGCTGTCCTGACACACGCAAATCCACCTCGGGTTATGCGGTGTTTCTCGGGGACAATCTCATCTCCCGGTCGTCCAAGCGTCAGCCTACAGTGTCTCGGTCTAGTGCAGAGGCAGAGTATCGAGCAGTCGCGAATGGAGTCACCGAAGCCTGCTGGTTGCGCCAACTTCTAATAGAGCTTCGCTGCCCACTCCGTCGTGCTACAGTGGTCTACTGCGATAATATCATCGCCGTTTACCTCTCCACCACCCGGTTCAACATCAGCGAACCAAGCATATTGAGATCGACCTGCACTTCGTTAGAGAACGAGTCGCCCTCGGTGAAGTCCGCGTCCTACACGTTCCCACTCCGTCCCA CTATATTGGCAGGAGCacaagatggagaagaagaggagtGA